From the genome of Papaver somniferum cultivar HN1 chromosome 2, ASM357369v1, whole genome shotgun sequence, one region includes:
- the LOC113346929 gene encoding calvin cycle protein CP12-2, chloroplastic-like yields MAATLAGVSFSTATTVVAKSGGSSTKTLSPPCLNQPWRMNKVTGVRMVTIRTMAAPDNTLSDKIAESITNAQEVCEGDPVSGECAAAWDEVEEVSAAASHSRDKKKNTDVLETYCKDNPETDECRTYDS; encoded by the coding sequence atgGCAGCAACCTTAGCAGGAGTGAGTTTCTCAACAGCAACTACGGTGGTAGCCAAATCAGGAGGAAGTTCAACCAAGACACTCTCACCTCCGTGCTTGAACCAACCATGGAGAATGAACAAAGTTACAGGTGTTCGCATGGTTACCATCCGAACTATGGCTGCACCAGATAATACTCTATCTGACAAGATAGCAGAAAGTATCACTAACGCTCAGGAAGTTTGCGAAGGTGACCCAGTGAGCGGAGAATGTGCTGCAGCATGGGACGAGGTTGAAGAAGTGAGTGCTGCCGCCAGTCATAGCCGAGACAAAAAGAAGAACACAGATGTATTGGAGACCTACTGCAAGGATAACCCCGAGACCGATGAGTGCCGTACCTACGACAGCTAA